The following are from one region of the Trichoplusia ni isolate ovarian cell line Hi5 chromosome 1, tn1, whole genome shotgun sequence genome:
- the LOC113499463 gene encoding cyclin-dependent kinase 5 activator 1, whose protein sequence is MRAPSGCTRAGLMGTVLSFSPRERRPPAAAPPPDRAALAYSYERLNNAKNRENRELPRDERRATLDDAAKIISEKTALEKNLKKHSLFINALSWKRFSTANNNKKKLECKSKSVATFRAPLTDNAPLDRNKNVSVQGVYGRPAPAPAPPPDVARANALNNNVVCYDKLPSSGAPVLVPRKTVIQASTSELLKCLGLFLHTRCHRLRDFQAGDAVMWLRTVDRSLLLQGWQDVAFINPANVVFVYMLVRELVDGERIARPQELQAVVLTCLYLSYSYMGNEISYPLKPFLVEDSKDKFWDRCLLIVDRLSFNMLRINSEPGFFTEVFTELKACGSVESPAGAPPAPPHPAPAPPLALSAA, encoded by the exons ATGCGGGCACCTAGCGGCTGCACGCGCGCGGGCCTCATGGGCACCGTGCTGAGCTTCAGCCCGCGCGAGCggcgcccgcccgccgccgcgccgccgccggacCGCGCCGCGCTCGCCTACTCCTACGAGCGCCTCAACAACGCCAAGAACCGCGAGAACCGCGAGCTGCCGCGCGACGAGCGCCGCGCCACCCTCGACGACGCCGCCAAGATCATCTCGGAGAAGACGGCGCTGGAAAAGAACCTCAAGAAGCACTCGCTGTTCATAAACGCGCTCTCGTGGAAGCGGTTTTCCACGGCCAACAACAACAAGAAGAAGTTGGAATGCAAGAGCAAGAGCGTAGCGACGTTCCGCGCGCCGCTGACGGACAACGCGCCGCTGGACCGCAACAAGAATGTGTCGGTGCAGGGCGTGTACGGGCGGCCGGCGCCCGCTCCCGCGCCGCCACCCGACGTGGCGCGCGCCAACGCGCTCAACAACAACGTGGTGTGCTACGACAAGCTGCCCTCCAGCGGCGCGCCCGTGCTGGTCCCGCGCAAGACCGTCATCCAGGCCTCCACGTCCGAGCTGCTCAAGTGCCTGGGCCTGTTCCTGCACACGCGCTGCCACCGCCTGCGCGACTTCCAGGCGGGCGACGCCGTCATGTGGCTGCGGACGGTGGACCGCTCGCTCCTGCTGCAAGGATGGCAG GACGTGGCGTTCATAAACCCAGCGAACGTGGTGTTCGTGTACATGCTGGTGCGCGAGCTGGTGGACGGCGAGCGGATAGCGCGCCCGCAGGAGCTGCAGGCCGTGGTCCTCACCTGCCTCTACCTCTCCTACTCCTACATGGGCAACGAGATCTCCTACCCGCTCAAACCCTTCCTAGTCGAAGACTCTAAAGATAAGTTCTGGGACCGGTGCCTCCTCATCGTGGACCGCCTCTCGTTCAACATGCTCAGGATCAACTCGGAGCCGGGCTTCTTCACTGAAGTGTTCACGGAGCTGAAGGCGTGCGGCAGCGTGGAGAGCCCGGCgggcgcgccccccgcgcccccgcaccccgcgcccgcgccccctcTCGCGCTCTCCGCCGCCTGA